Sequence from the Phaeodactylum tricornutum CCAP 1055/1 chromosome 4, whole genome shotgun sequence genome:
ATTGAGCAAGTCCTTGCTCCTGCCGGTTCTACTGAATCAACAGAATTTCTTCGGTCTTTCCGCAATGATATTGCTAGAAGTCTTGGAGTTGGCCTCAATCGCGTTTTCGTCGAAGAAACAGTCAAGGAATCGGATAGTTCCACCGTTGTCCATGTCAAGATGAGCGACCCCACGGAACATGATGCGAACCCCGCCACAGGAAAGCAACTCCTCGACCAGCTCATTGCCAGCGGTATGAGTTCGGCAACTAGTGTGTCTAGCCAAGCCCCTTCTCAGGCCACGGGAGGCAACGGCGGAGGAGATTCTTGGCCAACTGGGGCTACCGTTGGCATTGTGCTTGTTGCAATTGTTGCCATTGCATCGATTGTAGCGGCCGTCTTGTTCAAGAAGCGCGAGAAAAAGGCCCTCTTTGACTTGGAAAAGGCCAATAAAGGGCAATCGGCCTAGGTCCATGTTTTTATGTTTACACTCGTGGAGAAGTGCGTCCGTAAGTCTTCTTATGGTTTAGACTAATATAATTAGGAGCAGCAAGATGTTGACTGAGTAAATTGTCTATATGTTTCACAACCTTAACCGCCGAAAAAGCAAGGAATTCTTTTGTCTTTGCGTCGATTTGAATTTTATTGCTTCTCTTCAATATTGTCGTTTGTCTGGCTAGACTCCGGCGCCTCTTTCGAAGGCTTTTCGGAGCTGCTACGACGAGGTGAAAACCCATCACTTGTCAGGTGCATGTCGTTGGCGATGTTAGAGAGTATTAAAGAAAACAGACAAGAGAAAGGCACTATTTGGTTTTCACATACCTTTCTTTCAAACAAACAGAGGTGCAACCAGCAATGAACCAGAATAACACTGCAAGCAAACACAAAATGCCAGAAAATCGAATTGTACAGTCCTCGCCGTCAAGACACCATTTTGACCGGATTGCACTTAGACTGATGAGCGTGCAAACACCTTCGGAGATAAGGGCTATCGATAAGCGCCGAAAGAATGTAGAAGAGAAGGTCATACAAGACGGTGCTAGAATCGCAACAAGCAGTGGGATAGACGCCAAACTCGCGACTAGCGAAAAGATCCTGGCAATCCAAAGTGGAGCATCCAAATCAGAAACACCCGCTCCGCTGTTCTTGCTCCACAGAACACATTCACCGTCTCCAAGCGTTGACGTCCTGGTTTCGCCCCAGATAACCGTTTCGTACGTTTCAAAATACTCTATCGTCCACAGACCAATCGAGATACTTTCGCCTCTATCGGAAACATTGGAGATCCGGAAAAAGCTACAGTCGAACGTAGCAACCCAGGTACAAATGGTTGCGACCAGGACAGAGAAGGCGGGGAGGCTCAGGAACGGGCCATAGGGGCAAAAAGACACCATTTTCACGATTTTTCAATCAATAGAAAATTTATTTGGGATTTCACATTGGGAGAGTCGCAGGGCACGATCAAAATATGACAGGAAAATTGACATTCTAAACATAGATCGCGAAATGACTGTTCGTTGACATAAGCTTTTCGATTGTGAACGGGGCCTTTTATCGCAATATGGTTTGCGTCCTCCAACAATTTCATCTGGACGTTGTCTTGGAGACAATCTGCTCCAAGCAAACGACAATAGGAAAGCATGCTTGCAACGCAGTCGTCTTTACTTACCTTTCGTTGACCATGGGATTCCTGGAGGTGACTTCGTCCTGCCTCCCTTTACTGTCCGTACACAATACCTTCTGAACT
This genomic interval carries:
- a CDS encoding predicted protein; this encodes MVSFCPYGPFLSLPAFSVLVATICTWVATFDCSFFRISNVSDRGESISIGLWTIEYFETYETVIWGETRTSTLGDGECVLWSKNSGAGVSDLDAPLWIARIFSLVASLASIPLLVAILAPSCMTFSSTFFRRLSIALISEGVCTLISLSAIRSKWCLDGEDCTIRFSGILCLLAVLFWFIAGCTSVCLKESAFLLSVFFNTL